One Panicum virgatum strain AP13 chromosome 9K, P.virgatum_v5, whole genome shotgun sequence genomic region harbors:
- the LOC120650116 gene encoding germin-like protein 3-6: MEHFSKALTALSATLPLLLLLLAPLLVMAADPDPLQDFCVADLNGTPSVNGHPCLPPSAAGDEFLFSTRIAAGGDPLANPNGSNVTELDVSEWPGVNTLGVSMNRVDFAPGGTNPPHIHPRATEVGLVTRGELLVGIIGSLDSGNRYYSKVVRAGETFVIPRGLMHFQFNVGREAATMVVSFNSQNPGIVFVPLTLFGSSPPIPTLVLVKALRVDAEVVDLLKSKFTGGY; encoded by the coding sequence ATGGAGCACTTCAGCAAAGCCCTGACGGCACTGTCTGCCACGctgccactgctgctgctgctgctggctcctCTCCTCGTCATGGCCGCCGACCCCGACCCTCTCCAGGACTTCTGCGTCGCCGACCTCAACGGCACGCCGTCGGTGAACGGCCACCCGTGCCtgccgccgtcggcggcgggcgacgAGTTCCTCTTCTCGACCAGGATCGCCGCCGGGGGCGACCCGCTGGCGAACCCGAACGGCTCCAACGTGACGGAGCTCGACGTGTCCGAGTGGCCCGGCGTGAACACGCTCGGCGTGTCCATGAACCGCGTCGACTTCGCGCCCGGGGGCACCAACCCGCCGCACATCCACCCGCGCGCCACCGAGGTCGGGCTGGTCACCCGCGGCGAGCTCCTCGTGGGCATCATCGGCAGCCTCGACTCCGGAAACCGGTACTACTCCAAGGTGGTCCGCGCCGGCGAGACCTTCGTCATCCCGCGCGGCCTCATGCACTTCCAGTTCAACGTCGGCAGGGAGGCGGCCACCATGGTGGTGTCGTTCAACAGCCAGAACCCCGGCATCGTCTTCGTGCCGCTGACGCTGTTCGGGTCCTCGCCGCCGATCCCGACGCTGGTGCTCGTCAAGGCGCTCCGGGTGGACGCCGAGGTCGTCGATCTCCTCAAGTCCAAGTTCACCGGTGGGTACTGA